The Mus musculus strain C57BL/6J chromosome 2, GRCm38.p6 C57BL/6J genome has a window encoding:
- the Api5 gene encoding apoptosis inhibitor 5 isoform 3 (isoform 3 is encoded by transcript variant 3): MPTVEELYRNYGILADATEQVGQHKDAYQVILDGVKGGTKEKRLAAQFIPKFFKHFPELADSAINAQLDLCEDEDVSIRRQAIKELPQFATGENLPRVADILTQLLQTDDSAEFNLVNNALLSIFKMDAKGTLGGLFSQILQGEDIVRERAIKFLSTKLKTLPDEVLTKEVEELILTESKKVLEDVTGEEFVLFMKILSGLKSLQTVSGRQQLVELVAEQADLEQAFSPSDPDCVDRLLQCTRQAVPLFSKNVHSTRFVTYFCEQVLPNLSTLTTPVEGLDIQLEVLKLLAEMSSFCGDMEKLETNLRKLFDKLLEYMPLPPEEAENGENAGNEEPKLQFSYVECLLYSFHQLGRKLPDFLTAKLNAEKLKDFKIRLQYFARGLQVYIRQLRLALQGKTGEALKTEENKIKVVALKITNNINVLIKDLFHIPPSYKSTVTLSWKPVQKVEIGQKRTSEDTSSGSPPKKSPGGPKRDARQIYNPPSGKYSSNLSNFNYGERFRLGTSSSRD, from the exons CATAAAGATGCCTACCAAGTGATACTGGATGGCGTGAAAGGCGGCACCAAGGAAAAGCGATTAGCAGCTCAGTTTATACCAAAATTCTTTAAGCATTTTCCAGAGCTGGCTGATTCTGCTATCAATGCACAGTTAGACCTCTGTGAGGATGAAGATGTGTCA ATACGACGTCAAGCAATTAAAGAGCTGCCTCAGTTTGCCACAGGAGAAAACCTTCCTAGAGTAGCAGATATACTGACCCAGCTTCTGCAGACAG ATGACTCTGCAGAATTTAACCTGGTGAACAATGCTCTGCTAAGTATATTTAAGATGGATGCAAAAG GAACGTTAGGTGGCTTGTTTAGCCAGATTCTTCAAGGAGAAGACATTGTTAGAGAACGAGCAATTAAATTCCTGTCCACAAAACTCAAGACGCTCCCAGATGAGGTGTTGACTAAGGAAGTGGAGGAACTCATACTCACTGAGTCCAAGAAG GTCCTAGAAGACGTGACTGGTGAAGAGTTTGTTTTGTTCATGAAGATACTGTCTGGGTTGAAAAGCTTACAGACAGTGAGTGGACGACAGCAGCTGGTGGAGCTGGTGGCGGAACAGGCTGACCTGGAGCAGGCCTTCAGCCCCTCAGACCCCGACTGTGTGGACAGACTACTGCAGTGCACGCGGCAGGCTGTGCCTCTCTTCTCC AAAAATGTGCATTCTACAAGATTTGTGACGTATTTCTGTGAGCAAGTTCTCCCTAACCTCAGCACCCTGACCACCCCAGTGGAAGGCCTCGATATACAGCTGGAG GTATTAAAGTTGTTGGCAGAGATGAGTTCATTTTGTGGTGACatggaaaaactagaaacaaattTAAGAAAACTGTTTGATAAGTTATTG GAGTATATGCCTCTCCCTccagaagaagcagaaaatggggAGAATGCTGGTAATGAGGAGCCCAAGCTGCAGTTCAGTTATGTGGAGTGCTTATTGTACAGTTTTCATCAGTTGGGGCGAAAACTTCCAGACTTCTTAACAGCCAAACTGAATGCAGAAAAACTCAAGGATTTCAAAATTAG GTTGCAGTACTTTGCACGGGGCCTGCAGGTTTATATCAGACAACTTCGCTTGGCTCTCCAGGGTAAAACAGGCGAGGCCTTAAAAACAGAGGAG AACAAGATAAAAGTTGTTGCACTGAAAATAACAAACAATATCAATGTTTTAATCAAG gatctcttccacattcctcctTCTTATAAGAGCACAGTAACATTGTCCTGGAAACCTGTGCAGAAAGTTGAGATTGG GCAAAAGAGAACCAGTGAAGATACAAGTTCAGGTTCACCACCTAAGAAGTCTCCAGGAGGACCAAAAAGAGATGCCAGACAGATTTATAATCCTCCGAGTGGAAAGTACAGCAGCAATCTGAGCAACTTTAATTATGGTGAGCGTTTTCGTTTGGGTACAAGCAGTTCAAGAGATTAG
- the Api5 gene encoding apoptosis inhibitor 5 isoform 1 (isoform 1 is encoded by transcript variant 1), with the protein MPTVEELYRNYGILADATEQVGQHKDAYQVILDGVKGGTKEKRLAAQFIPKFFKHFPELADSAINAQLDLCEDEDVSIRRQAIKELPQFATGENLPRVADILTQLLQTDDSAEFNLVNNALLSIFKMDAKGTLGGLFSQILQGEDIVRERAIKFLSTKLKTLPDEVLTKEVEELILTESKKVLEDVTGEEFVLFMKILSGLKSLQTVSGRQQLVELVAEQADLEQAFSPSDPDCVDRLLQCTRQAVPLFSKNVHSTRFVTYFCEQVLPNLSTLTTPVEGLDIQLEVLKLLAEMSSFCGDMEKLETNLRKLFDKLLEYMPLPPEEAENGENAGNEEPKLQFSYVECLLYSFHQLGRKLPDFLTAKLNAEKLKDFKIRLQYFARGLQVYIRQLRLALQGKTGEALKTEENKIKVVALKITNNINVLIKDLFHIPPSYKSTVTLSWKPVQKVEIGQKRTSEDTSSGSPPKKSPGGPKRDARQIYNPPSGKYSSNLSNFNYEQRGAFRGNRGGRGWGTRGNRSRGRLY; encoded by the exons CATAAAGATGCCTACCAAGTGATACTGGATGGCGTGAAAGGCGGCACCAAGGAAAAGCGATTAGCAGCTCAGTTTATACCAAAATTCTTTAAGCATTTTCCAGAGCTGGCTGATTCTGCTATCAATGCACAGTTAGACCTCTGTGAGGATGAAGATGTGTCA ATACGACGTCAAGCAATTAAAGAGCTGCCTCAGTTTGCCACAGGAGAAAACCTTCCTAGAGTAGCAGATATACTGACCCAGCTTCTGCAGACAG ATGACTCTGCAGAATTTAACCTGGTGAACAATGCTCTGCTAAGTATATTTAAGATGGATGCAAAAG GAACGTTAGGTGGCTTGTTTAGCCAGATTCTTCAAGGAGAAGACATTGTTAGAGAACGAGCAATTAAATTCCTGTCCACAAAACTCAAGACGCTCCCAGATGAGGTGTTGACTAAGGAAGTGGAGGAACTCATACTCACTGAGTCCAAGAAG GTCCTAGAAGACGTGACTGGTGAAGAGTTTGTTTTGTTCATGAAGATACTGTCTGGGTTGAAAAGCTTACAGACAGTGAGTGGACGACAGCAGCTGGTGGAGCTGGTGGCGGAACAGGCTGACCTGGAGCAGGCCTTCAGCCCCTCAGACCCCGACTGTGTGGACAGACTACTGCAGTGCACGCGGCAGGCTGTGCCTCTCTTCTCC AAAAATGTGCATTCTACAAGATTTGTGACGTATTTCTGTGAGCAAGTTCTCCCTAACCTCAGCACCCTGACCACCCCAGTGGAAGGCCTCGATATACAGCTGGAG GTATTAAAGTTGTTGGCAGAGATGAGTTCATTTTGTGGTGACatggaaaaactagaaacaaattTAAGAAAACTGTTTGATAAGTTATTG GAGTATATGCCTCTCCCTccagaagaagcagaaaatggggAGAATGCTGGTAATGAGGAGCCCAAGCTGCAGTTCAGTTATGTGGAGTGCTTATTGTACAGTTTTCATCAGTTGGGGCGAAAACTTCCAGACTTCTTAACAGCCAAACTGAATGCAGAAAAACTCAAGGATTTCAAAATTAG GTTGCAGTACTTTGCACGGGGCCTGCAGGTTTATATCAGACAACTTCGCTTGGCTCTCCAGGGTAAAACAGGCGAGGCCTTAAAAACAGAGGAG AACAAGATAAAAGTTGTTGCACTGAAAATAACAAACAATATCAATGTTTTAATCAAG gatctcttccacattcctcctTCTTATAAGAGCACAGTAACATTGTCCTGGAAACCTGTGCAGAAAGTTGAGATTGG GCAAAAGAGAACCAGTGAAGATACAAGTTCAGGTTCACCACCTAAGAAGTCTCCAGGAGGACCAAAAAGAGATGCCAGACAGATTTATAATCCTCCGAGTGGAAAGTACAGCAGCAATCTGAGCAACTTTAATTATG AGCAGAGAGGAGCCTTCAGGGGAAATAGAGGTGGCCGAGGTTGGGGAACACGAGGAAATCGAAGTCGAGGAAGACTCTACTGA
- the Api5 gene encoding apoptosis inhibitor 5 isoform 2 (isoform 2 is encoded by transcript variant 2): protein MPTVEELYRNYGILADATEQVGQHKDAYQVILDGVKGGTKEKRLAAQFIPKFFKHFPELADSAINAQLDLCEDEDVSIRRQAIKELPQFATGENLPRVADILTQLLQTDDSAEFNLVNNALLSIFKMDAKGTLGGLFSQILQGEDIVRERAIKFLSTKLKTLPDEVLTKEVEELILTESKKVLEDVTGEEFVLFMKILSGLKSLQTVSGRQQLVELVAEQADLEQAFSPSDPDCVDRLLQCTRQAVPLFSKNVHSTRFVTYFCEQVLPNLSTLTTPVEGLDIQLEVLKLLAEMSSFCGDMEKLETNLRKLFDKLLEYMPLPPEEAENGENAGNEEPKLQFSYVECLLYSFHQLGRKLPDFLTAKLNAEKLKDFKIRLQYFARGLQVYIRQLRLALQGKTGEALKTEENKIKVVALKITNNINVLIKDLFHIPPSYKSTVTLSWKPVQKVEIGQKRTSEDTSSGSPPKKSPGGPKRDARQIYNPPSGKYSSNLSNFNYERSLQGK, encoded by the exons CATAAAGATGCCTACCAAGTGATACTGGATGGCGTGAAAGGCGGCACCAAGGAAAAGCGATTAGCAGCTCAGTTTATACCAAAATTCTTTAAGCATTTTCCAGAGCTGGCTGATTCTGCTATCAATGCACAGTTAGACCTCTGTGAGGATGAAGATGTGTCA ATACGACGTCAAGCAATTAAAGAGCTGCCTCAGTTTGCCACAGGAGAAAACCTTCCTAGAGTAGCAGATATACTGACCCAGCTTCTGCAGACAG ATGACTCTGCAGAATTTAACCTGGTGAACAATGCTCTGCTAAGTATATTTAAGATGGATGCAAAAG GAACGTTAGGTGGCTTGTTTAGCCAGATTCTTCAAGGAGAAGACATTGTTAGAGAACGAGCAATTAAATTCCTGTCCACAAAACTCAAGACGCTCCCAGATGAGGTGTTGACTAAGGAAGTGGAGGAACTCATACTCACTGAGTCCAAGAAG GTCCTAGAAGACGTGACTGGTGAAGAGTTTGTTTTGTTCATGAAGATACTGTCTGGGTTGAAAAGCTTACAGACAGTGAGTGGACGACAGCAGCTGGTGGAGCTGGTGGCGGAACAGGCTGACCTGGAGCAGGCCTTCAGCCCCTCAGACCCCGACTGTGTGGACAGACTACTGCAGTGCACGCGGCAGGCTGTGCCTCTCTTCTCC AAAAATGTGCATTCTACAAGATTTGTGACGTATTTCTGTGAGCAAGTTCTCCCTAACCTCAGCACCCTGACCACCCCAGTGGAAGGCCTCGATATACAGCTGGAG GTATTAAAGTTGTTGGCAGAGATGAGTTCATTTTGTGGTGACatggaaaaactagaaacaaattTAAGAAAACTGTTTGATAAGTTATTG GAGTATATGCCTCTCCCTccagaagaagcagaaaatggggAGAATGCTGGTAATGAGGAGCCCAAGCTGCAGTTCAGTTATGTGGAGTGCTTATTGTACAGTTTTCATCAGTTGGGGCGAAAACTTCCAGACTTCTTAACAGCCAAACTGAATGCAGAAAAACTCAAGGATTTCAAAATTAG GTTGCAGTACTTTGCACGGGGCCTGCAGGTTTATATCAGACAACTTCGCTTGGCTCTCCAGGGTAAAACAGGCGAGGCCTTAAAAACAGAGGAG AACAAGATAAAAGTTGTTGCACTGAAAATAACAAACAATATCAATGTTTTAATCAAG gatctcttccacattcctcctTCTTATAAGAGCACAGTAACATTGTCCTGGAAACCTGTGCAGAAAGTTGAGATTGG GCAAAAGAGAACCAGTGAAGATACAAGTTCAGGTTCACCACCTAAGAAGTCTCCAGGAGGACCAAAAAGAGATGCCAGACAGATTTATAATCCTCCGAGTGGAAAGTACAGCAGCAATCTGAGCAACTTTAATTATG AGAGGAGCCTTCAGGGGAAATAG